A genomic stretch from Spongiibacter nanhainus includes:
- a CDS encoding polyprenyl synthetase family protein encodes MPEPINAAFSDYLTRCQQRIEAALPALLGQAGSEFCDGDAQQALSRLFDAHRYALLGGGKRVRASLVYATADALGVNQNIDAALDTLAAAVEMIHAYSLVHDDLPAMDDDDLRRGQATCHIAFDEATAILVGDGLQSRAFELISDCPSIPADTRLAMVRLLAAASGPRGMVGGQAIDLEAVNRELDLNGLQTMHQLKTGALIRAAVGLGALAGGASADQQQQLDRYSRAIGLAFQVQDDILDVESSTETLGKTQGADLARNKPTFPSLLGMAGAKALASELDQQAQSALAGFGESAAPLRALSRYIIARQH; translated from the coding sequence ATGCCTGAGCCCATTAATGCGGCGTTTAGCGACTACCTGACTCGCTGCCAACAACGCATTGAAGCGGCCCTGCCGGCACTGCTCGGTCAGGCAGGCAGTGAATTCTGCGACGGCGATGCACAGCAGGCCTTGTCGCGGCTGTTTGATGCCCACCGCTACGCCCTGCTGGGAGGCGGCAAACGGGTCCGAGCCAGCCTGGTCTACGCCACCGCCGACGCCCTGGGTGTCAACCAAAACATAGACGCGGCGCTGGACACCCTGGCCGCTGCGGTGGAGATGATCCACGCCTATTCACTGGTCCACGACGACCTCCCTGCCATGGACGATGATGACCTTCGCCGTGGCCAGGCCACTTGCCATATTGCCTTTGACGAGGCCACCGCCATCTTGGTGGGCGACGGCCTGCAAAGCCGTGCTTTTGAGCTAATCAGCGACTGCCCGAGCATCCCCGCCGACACCCGCCTGGCCATGGTGCGCCTGCTGGCTGCCGCCTCGGGTCCACGGGGTATGGTGGGGGGCCAGGCCATCGACCTGGAGGCCGTCAACCGCGAGTTGGACCTGAATGGCTTACAGACCATGCACCAGCTCAAAACCGGCGCGTTGATCCGCGCCGCAGTGGGCCTGGGCGCCCTGGCCGGAGGTGCCAGTGCCGACCAACAGCAACAGCTGGATCGTTACAGCCGCGCCATCGGACTGGCCTTCCAGGTGCAGGACGATATTCTCGATGTCGAGAGCAGCACCGAGACTCTGGGTAAAACCCAAGGGGCGGATCTGGCTCGCAATAAACCCACCTTCCCCTCGCTGCTGGGCATGGCTGGCGCCAAGGCACTGGCCAGCGAGCTGGATCAACAAGCACAGAGCGCCCTGGCCGGCTTCGGCGAGAGTGCGGCGCCGCTACGGGCGCTATCCCGCTACATTATCGCCCGCCAGCATTGA
- a CDS encoding exodeoxyribonuclease VII small subunit produces MPKAKPVDFEHALDELEKLVQNMESGELSLEDSLKAFEKGMQLSQDCQQALADAEQKVTVLMEKHQRDGHDSDDA; encoded by the coding sequence ATGCCTAAAGCCAAACCTGTCGATTTTGAACACGCGTTGGACGAGCTGGAAAAACTGGTACAAAACATGGAATCCGGCGAGCTGAGCCTGGAAGACTCCCTCAAGGCCTTTGAAAAAGGCATGCAGCTTAGCCAGGACTGCCAACAGGCCCTGGCCGACGCCGAGCAGAAAGTCACAGTGCTTATGGAGAAACATCAGCGTGACGGCCATGACAGCGACGATGCCTGA
- the ribA gene encoding GTP cyclohydrolase II — translation MSVKFVESSQLPTPWGVFDIHGFEDAESGKEHVVLTLGDVSDGQPVLARVHSECLTGDALFSMRCDCGAQLQAALEKIAEEGRGVLFYLRQEGRGIGLMNKIRAYKLQDEGADTVEANEKLGFGADMRDYSLLKVMCEHLNIGKVRLMTNNPRKVKALTDQGVDVVERLPLQTGQNPHNAKYLATKSGKLGHLF, via the coding sequence GTGTCGGTGAAGTTTGTAGAATCCTCCCAGCTTCCCACCCCCTGGGGAGTGTTTGATATTCACGGATTTGAAGACGCTGAGAGCGGCAAGGAGCACGTGGTATTGACCCTGGGCGATGTGAGTGACGGGCAGCCAGTTTTGGCTCGGGTGCACTCTGAGTGCCTGACGGGGGATGCCCTGTTCAGTATGCGTTGCGACTGCGGTGCTCAGCTGCAAGCGGCGCTGGAGAAAATTGCCGAAGAAGGCCGTGGGGTGTTGTTTTACCTGCGCCAGGAGGGGCGGGGCATCGGCTTGATGAACAAGATTCGCGCCTACAAATTGCAGGACGAAGGCGCAGACACCGTCGAAGCCAACGAAAAACTGGGTTTTGGTGCCGATATGCGGGATTACAGCCTGCTGAAGGTGATGTGCGAGCACCTTAATATTGGCAAGGTGCGCTTGATGACCAACAACCCCCGCAAGGTGAAGGCTCTCACTGACCAGGGTGTCGACGTCGTGGAGCGTTTGCCGCTACAAACCGGCCAAAACCCCCACAATGCCAAGTATTTGGCCACCAAATCCGGCAAGTTAGGGCATTTGTTCTAG
- the dxs gene encoding 1-deoxy-D-xylulose-5-phosphate synthase, giving the protein MFKEIPLHRPTTPLLDTVASPADLRQLDVDDLPQLAHELREFLLYTVGQTGGHFGAGLGVVELTLALHYVYNTPNDRLVWDVGHQCYPHKILTGRRERMGSMRQGNGLAGFPKRDESEYDTFGVGHSSTSISAALGMAIAARQQQLDRHTVAVIGDGAMTAGMAFEAINHAAHTRANMLVVLNDNQMSISKNTGGLNTYFSKIWASKTYNQIRDGGKSVLSKLPRSATEIVARLEEYMKGMVSPAPLFEELGFNYIGPIDGHDLDMLVPTLRNIRELEGPQMLHIMTQKGKGFAPAEADPVGFHAIAKIEPKKGPASTKPKKPKYQDIFGAWLCDEADRDDKLVAITPAMCEGSGMVTFAKQFPERFYDVAIAEQHALTLAAGMACDGLKPVVAIYSTFLQRAYDQLIHDIALQNLDVVFGIDRAGLVGEDGPTHSGAFDLSYLRCIPNMVVMAPSDENETRQMLHTGYQYPGPAAVRYPRGTGPGVELVNTLTAMEIGKGLLRREGREVAILNFGSLLTVGLSAAENLDASVADMRFVKPLDTALIDQLADGHQLLVTLEENVVAGGAGSAVVEYLNQQGRSVPVLQLGLPDRFVDHGNHGEQLASVGLSAEGIEQQIRQRLAALHDPRAVISSVK; this is encoded by the coding sequence ATGTTTAAAGAAATTCCGCTCCACCGCCCAACGACGCCGCTGCTGGACACTGTTGCCAGCCCGGCCGACCTGCGCCAGCTGGATGTCGACGACCTGCCACAGCTGGCCCACGAGCTGCGGGAGTTCCTGCTTTATACCGTCGGTCAAACCGGCGGCCACTTTGGCGCCGGCCTGGGCGTCGTTGAGCTCACCCTGGCCCTGCACTACGTCTACAACACCCCCAACGACCGGCTGGTATGGGATGTGGGACACCAGTGCTATCCCCACAAGATTCTCACGGGCCGGCGGGAGCGCATGGGCAGCATGCGCCAGGGCAACGGCTTGGCCGGCTTTCCCAAGCGGGACGAGAGCGAGTACGACACCTTTGGCGTGGGCCACTCCAGCACCAGCATCAGTGCGGCGCTGGGCATGGCCATCGCCGCCCGCCAGCAACAACTGGATCGCCACACCGTCGCGGTGATCGGCGATGGCGCGATGACCGCGGGCATGGCCTTTGAGGCCATCAACCACGCCGCCCACACCCGCGCCAATATGCTGGTGGTGCTTAACGACAACCAGATGTCGATCTCCAAGAATACCGGCGGTCTGAACACTTATTTCTCTAAAATCTGGGCCTCCAAAACCTACAACCAGATCCGCGATGGCGGCAAGTCGGTACTGAGCAAGCTGCCCCGCTCCGCCACTGAAATCGTCGCCCGGCTGGAAGAGTACATGAAAGGGATGGTATCGCCGGCGCCCTTGTTTGAGGAGCTGGGCTTTAACTATATCGGTCCCATCGACGGCCACGATCTGGATATGTTGGTGCCCACCCTGCGCAATATCCGCGAGCTGGAAGGCCCGCAGATGCTGCATATCATGACCCAGAAGGGCAAGGGCTTTGCCCCCGCCGAGGCCGACCCGGTGGGCTTTCACGCCATTGCCAAGATCGAGCCCAAAAAGGGCCCGGCCTCGACCAAGCCGAAGAAACCCAAGTACCAGGACATTTTCGGCGCCTGGCTGTGCGACGAAGCGGACCGGGACGACAAACTGGTGGCGATTACCCCCGCCATGTGTGAAGGCTCCGGCATGGTCACCTTTGCCAAGCAATTCCCGGAGCGTTTTTACGATGTCGCCATTGCTGAGCAACACGCCCTGACCCTGGCAGCGGGCATGGCCTGCGACGGCCTCAAACCGGTGGTGGCCATCTACTCCACCTTTTTACAGCGCGCCTACGACCAGTTGATCCACGATATCGCCCTGCAAAACCTGGATGTGGTATTCGGTATCGACCGGGCCGGCCTGGTGGGCGAAGACGGCCCCACCCACTCCGGGGCCTTTGACCTCAGCTACCTGCGCTGCATCCCCAATATGGTGGTAATGGCGCCCTCCGACGAAAACGAAACCCGGCAGATGCTGCACACCGGCTATCAATACCCCGGGCCTGCGGCGGTGCGCTACCCCCGGGGCACCGGCCCCGGCGTCGAGCTGGTCAACACCCTGACCGCCATGGAAATCGGCAAAGGCCTGCTGCGCCGGGAGGGCCGGGAAGTGGCCATCCTCAACTTCGGCAGCCTGCTGACGGTCGGGCTCAGCGCGGCAGAAAATCTCGACGCCAGCGTGGCCGACATGCGCTTTGTAAAGCCGCTGGACACCGCGCTGATCGACCAACTGGCCGACGGTCACCAACTGCTGGTCACACTGGAAGAAAACGTTGTTGCCGGCGGCGCCGGCAGCGCCGTGGTGGAGTACCTGAATCAGCAGGGCCGCTCAGTGCCGGTGCTGCAATTGGGGCTGCCCGACCGCTTTGTCGATCACGGCAATCACGGCGAGCAACTGGCATCGGTGGGCTTGTCGGCAGAAGGGATTGAGCAGCAGATACGCCAACGCCTGGCGGCCCTGCATGACCCGCGGGCCGTCATCAGTTCGGTAAAATAA
- the mscL gene encoding large-conductance mechanosensitive channel protein MscL: MGILEEFKKFAIRGNVIDMAVGIIIGGAFSTIVKSLVADVIMPPIGLALGGVDFANLMWVISEGTTPAPYLTVADAKAAGAVTVNYGLFINSVISFVIVAFAVFMLVKSINKIRELEKKEAEEAAPAAPTTKDCAYCFSSIAIAATRCPHCTSALD; this comes from the coding sequence ATGGGCATCTTAGAGGAATTTAAAAAATTCGCCATCCGCGGCAATGTCATCGACATGGCGGTGGGGATTATTATTGGCGGTGCCTTCAGCACCATTGTCAAAAGTTTAGTCGCCGATGTGATCATGCCACCGATCGGTCTCGCCCTGGGCGGCGTCGACTTTGCCAATTTAATGTGGGTCATCAGCGAGGGCACCACACCCGCCCCCTACCTCACCGTTGCCGACGCCAAGGCCGCCGGCGCTGTAACCGTCAACTACGGTCTGTTTATTAACTCGGTGATCAGTTTTGTGATCGTCGCCTTTGCGGTGTTTATGCTGGTTAAAAGCATCAACAAAATCCGCGAACTGGAAAAGAAAGAAGCGGAAGAAGCCGCTCCCGCTGCCCCTACCACCAAGGATTGTGCTTACTGTTTCTCCAGCATCGCCATCGCTGCGACACGCTGCCCGCACTGCACCTCAGCGCTGGACTAA
- a CDS encoding ribonuclease Z — MRFTFLGTSAGAPTPHRNVTGLALAIDDSRDWYLFDCGEGTQHQLMKCRYSAARLRAIFITHVHGDHCYGLPGLIASANMSGRKAPLTVCAPDGIEQFIEAAFRFTDIRELRFPLHFVRSDAPDFSYQDGHLNVSSTALSHRVPCFAYRAEETTPRHLLVDKLERDGVPRGPLWNQLQKGDDIDLDDGRHFAAGDYSETAWLPRSVIVGGDNDQPALLTEAMRNSDVLIHEATFTEDVLAKVGPQYMHSTAAMVTKAASDADIKHVVLTHFSQRYRLKGGDHVEHTIADLAAEGAAHYTGNLVMAEDLTSCHLTRERALEVYRKEEA, encoded by the coding sequence ATGCGTTTCACCTTTCTGGGCACCAGCGCCGGCGCCCCTACCCCCCACCGCAATGTCACCGGCCTGGCCCTGGCCATCGACGACAGCCGGGACTGGTACCTGTTTGACTGCGGCGAGGGCACCCAACACCAATTGATGAAGTGCCGCTACTCGGCGGCGCGTCTGCGGGCCATCTTTATCACCCATGTTCACGGCGACCACTGCTATGGCCTGCCCGGCCTGATCGCCAGCGCCAACATGAGTGGCCGCAAGGCGCCACTAACGGTGTGTGCGCCGGACGGCATCGAACAGTTTATCGAGGCGGCGTTTCGCTTTACCGACATCCGCGAACTGCGCTTTCCGCTGCATTTTGTGCGCAGCGATGCGCCGGATTTCAGCTACCAGGACGGCCACCTCAATGTCAGCTCCACCGCCCTGTCCCACCGGGTACCCTGCTTTGCCTACCGCGCCGAAGAAACCACCCCACGTCACTTGCTGGTAGACAAACTGGAGCGAGACGGCGTACCCCGGGGGCCACTGTGGAACCAGCTGCAAAAGGGCGACGATATCGACCTGGACGATGGTCGCCACTTTGCCGCTGGCGACTATAGCGAAACAGCCTGGCTACCCCGCAGCGTGATTGTCGGTGGCGACAATGACCAACCGGCACTGCTGACGGAGGCCATGCGCAACAGTGACGTACTGATCCACGAAGCGACCTTTACCGAAGACGTGCTGGCCAAAGTCGGCCCCCAATACATGCATAGCACCGCGGCCATGGTGACCAAGGCCGCCAGCGACGCCGACATCAAGCACGTGGTGCTAACCCATTTCAGTCAACGCTACCGCCTTAAGGGCGGGGATCACGTGGAGCACACCATTGCCGACCTGGCAGCCGAGGGCGCCGCTCACTACACCGGTAATCTGGTGATGGCCGAGGACCTGACCAGCTGCCACCTTACCCGGGAGCGGGCCTTGGAAGTCTACCGAAAGGAAGAGGCCTGA
- a CDS encoding DUF924 family protein: MHFSTVLDFWFDTLSAKDWFSKSDELDAAIAEHFADIHRAAAAGELYSWRHSHEGRLAEILVLDQFSRNLFRDSPRAFAQDGQALVLAQEAIRHGADRALSDDQRAFLYMPYMHSESLAIQRASLLLYQALGRENNLDFARRHYAIIERFGRYPHRNAILGRESSDEELEFLAQPGSSF, translated from the coding sequence ATGCATTTTTCTACTGTTTTAGATTTCTGGTTTGACACCCTGTCCGCCAAGGACTGGTTTAGCAAAAGCGATGAGCTGGATGCCGCAATAGCCGAGCACTTTGCCGATATCCACCGCGCCGCTGCGGCCGGTGAGCTCTATTCCTGGCGCCACAGCCACGAGGGAAGGCTGGCGGAGATTCTGGTGCTGGATCAGTTCTCCCGCAACCTGTTCAGGGACTCGCCCCGGGCCTTTGCCCAGGACGGGCAGGCACTGGTGTTGGCCCAGGAGGCCATTCGCCACGGTGCCGACCGGGCACTGAGTGACGATCAGCGCGCCTTTCTCTACATGCCTTATATGCACAGCGAGTCGCTGGCGATTCAGCGGGCATCGCTGCTGCTATACCAGGCGCTGGGCCGGGAGAACAACCTCGATTTTGCCCGGCGTCACTATGCCATTATCGAGCGTTTTGGCCGTTACCCCCACCGCAATGCCATACTGGGTCGGGAGAGCAGTGACGAGGAACTGGAGTTTCTTGCCCAACCGGGCTCGTCATTTTAA
- a CDS encoding TetR/AcrR family transcriptional regulator, with protein sequence MTATAIKDNRSFRTRDALIRAAETLFADCGIEGVSINTITRAAGQNNRNAVQYHFGSKHGLLQAIFDKHGPGLTARREALLDELQGVDMSPARRIASILVLPLVEKLDDDDGGAAYVHISAELIVSNTLSYTLPESAVFQLPRETKLVTLMCEELRHFTPEVLRQRVMLANILAFHGISDHARLRDNPALDALSRDTEFMASNLIDSVAAILDTAPSARTQSLAGGS encoded by the coding sequence ATGACCGCCACCGCGATAAAAGACAACCGCAGTTTTCGCACTCGAGACGCGCTGATTCGGGCGGCGGAAACGCTATTCGCCGACTGCGGTATCGAAGGTGTTTCCATCAACACCATCACCCGGGCGGCTGGGCAGAACAACCGCAATGCGGTGCAATACCATTTTGGCAGCAAGCACGGCCTGCTGCAGGCTATTTTCGATAAACACGGTCCGGGTTTGACCGCGCGCCGGGAGGCACTGCTGGACGAACTACAAGGCGTGGACATGAGCCCGGCGCGACGGATAGCCAGTATTCTGGTATTGCCGCTGGTGGAAAAGCTGGACGACGACGATGGTGGCGCCGCCTATGTGCATATCAGCGCCGAACTGATAGTCAGCAATACCCTGAGTTACACCCTGCCGGAGTCGGCGGTATTTCAGTTGCCCAGAGAAACCAAACTGGTGACGCTGATGTGTGAGGAACTGCGGCACTTCACGCCAGAAGTGCTGCGACAGCGCGTCATGCTGGCCAACATCCTGGCTTTTCACGGCATTTCCGATCACGCCCGGCTCAGAGACAACCCAGCCCTGGACGCCCTCAGCCGCGATACCGAATTTATGGCCAGCAACCTGATCGACAGCGTCGCCGCCATTCTCGATACCGCGCCGTCGGCGCGCACTCAATCACTGGCGGGAGGTTCGTAA
- a CDS encoding TetR/AcrR family transcriptional regulator, which yields MRKVDHDSRRQEVAEAAARLIGREGLEALTTRALAKELGCSIGVLSHYFNSKEEIVIAAFQWADQRIDARMQEAIAGNDPHLDDFFPVIKAGLPLNEESDLEWRVRLNLHTFALTHGESLKTVREKDAQFRDLMLMMIADMQRKGRLRDDIDAQIVTDTAFDLVIGMAQNLVKTPMAGREARSEYLFGLIELLRPLSSNVAKSA from the coding sequence TTGAGAAAGGTTGACCACGACAGCCGCCGCCAGGAGGTGGCAGAAGCCGCCGCCCGGCTGATTGGCCGCGAGGGCCTGGAGGCCCTGACCACCCGCGCTCTGGCCAAGGAACTGGGCTGCTCTATCGGCGTGTTGTCCCACTATTTCAACAGCAAGGAAGAGATCGTTATCGCTGCGTTTCAGTGGGCGGACCAGCGCATCGATGCGCGAATGCAAGAGGCTATTGCCGGCAACGACCCCCACCTGGACGACTTCTTTCCCGTAATCAAAGCCGGGTTGCCGCTGAATGAAGAGTCCGATCTGGAGTGGCGGGTTCGCCTCAACTTACACACCTTTGCCCTGACCCACGGCGAGAGCTTGAAAACCGTGCGGGAAAAAGACGCGCAATTCCGCGATTTGATGCTGATGATGATTGCAGATATGCAGCGCAAAGGTCGGCTGCGGGACGATATCGACGCTCAAATCGTCACCGACACTGCCTTTGACCTGGTCATTGGCATGGCCCAGAACCTGGTTAAAACGCCAATGGCAGGGCGGGAGGCCCGCTCCGAATACCTGTTTGGCTTGATCGAGCTGCTGCGGCCTCTATCTTCAAATGTTGCCAAGTCTGCCTAG
- a CDS encoding TIGR03619 family F420-dependent LLM class oxidoreductase, translated as MRFGYHHSMCPPEQYAPLALEAEKLGFDTVTVPDSICYPKEASSKYPYNKDGSREFLDGQPFIEPFVLMAYLAGKTEKLRFSTSVHKTALHQPALLAKSLSSLQVITNNRVVYGAGISPWAEDFEVTNVPWEARGKRLNEIIEIVNGLMSGEYFGYQGEIFQLPEIKLCPVPTQRPPILVGGHSKPALRRAARLGDGWIAAGGELEDIKGMMDQINEFRKEYGRDHLPFEFQAMTAEAYSPDGIKRLQDIGIDEVLVAFRDVYSGEIDDKSVPEKVGMMEWYANEVIAKVR; from the coding sequence ATGAGATTTGGCTATCACCACAGTATGTGTCCCCCGGAGCAGTATGCGCCGCTAGCGTTGGAGGCGGAGAAACTCGGTTTTGATACCGTGACTGTGCCCGACAGTATCTGTTATCCCAAAGAGGCCAGCTCAAAATACCCTTACAACAAGGATGGCAGTCGCGAGTTCCTCGATGGCCAGCCCTTTATCGAGCCTTTTGTGCTGATGGCCTACCTGGCGGGCAAGACCGAAAAGCTGCGCTTCAGCACCTCGGTGCACAAAACCGCCCTGCACCAACCGGCACTGCTGGCCAAGTCGCTGTCCAGCCTGCAGGTGATCACCAATAACCGGGTGGTGTACGGCGCCGGGATTAGCCCCTGGGCCGAGGATTTTGAGGTGACTAACGTGCCCTGGGAGGCCCGCGGCAAGCGCCTCAACGAAATCATTGAAATCGTCAATGGGCTGATGAGTGGCGAGTACTTTGGCTACCAGGGCGAGATATTCCAATTGCCGGAAATTAAACTCTGCCCGGTACCGACCCAGCGCCCGCCGATTCTGGTGGGTGGGCATTCCAAGCCGGCACTGCGCCGCGCTGCTCGCCTGGGTGACGGTTGGATTGCCGCCGGCGGTGAGCTGGAGGACATCAAAGGGATGATGGATCAGATCAATGAATTCCGGAAGGAATACGGTCGCGATCACCTGCCCTTCGAATTCCAGGCTATGACCGCAGAGGCCTACTCCCCCGACGGTATCAAGCGTCTGCAGGATATTGGTATCGACGAGGTACTAGTGGCGTTCAGAGATGTCTATTCCGGTGAAATTGACGACAAGAGCGTGCCGGAAAAAGTGGGCATGATGGAATGGTATGCCAACGAGGTGATTGCCAAGGTTCGCTAA
- a CDS encoding SDR family NAD(P)-dependent oxidoreductase: protein MKDIALITGASSGIGRQYALQLAARCKGMILLGQREEALTSLAAELGDQGVEVHCLVEDLGTTLGVARTLEAIRQKGPVSILINNAGFGNRAVLAECDLQLQQQMIALHCSASVALCRGALPFMREAGRGTVINVASVGAFLSTPTAAVYNASKAFLVSLSRSLAEELAAEPIAVQCLCPGYTRSDFHHRRDYGDVDLIAIPDSDWMSAEQVVTESLAALADEAAPVVVIPGEHNRQRARQQLQAQLDAL, encoded by the coding sequence ATGAAAGACATTGCTCTGATCACCGGCGCGTCCTCTGGCATAGGTCGTCAATACGCCCTGCAATTGGCGGCGCGCTGCAAGGGGATGATCTTGCTTGGCCAACGCGAGGAAGCGCTCACGTCACTGGCGGCGGAGCTTGGCGATCAGGGCGTGGAGGTGCACTGTCTGGTGGAGGACCTGGGCACCACGCTGGGTGTCGCTCGTACCCTGGAAGCGATACGCCAAAAGGGCCCAGTCTCGATTCTTATCAACAACGCCGGCTTTGGCAATCGCGCTGTGCTGGCTGAATGTGACCTGCAGTTGCAGCAACAGATGATCGCCCTGCACTGCAGTGCCAGTGTGGCTTTGTGCCGCGGCGCGCTGCCCTTTATGCGGGAGGCCGGGCGCGGCACGGTGATCAATGTTGCCTCGGTAGGGGCGTTTCTAAGTACGCCGACGGCAGCGGTCTACAATGCCAGTAAGGCGTTTTTGGTGTCTTTGTCTCGCTCGCTGGCCGAAGAATTGGCGGCAGAGCCAATCGCGGTGCAGTGTTTGTGCCCGGGCTACACCCGCAGTGATTTCCATCATCGCCGCGATTACGGCGATGTCGATCTCATTGCTATCCCCGACAGTGATTGGATGAGTGCGGAGCAGGTGGTGACCGAGAGCCTGGCCGCGCTAGCGGATGAGGCCGCGCCGGTGGTGGTGATTCCCGGTGAACACAATCGTCAGCGAGCGCGACAGCAATTGCAGGCGCAGCTGGATGCGCTCTAG
- a CDS encoding retropepsin-like aspartic protease family protein: protein MTTRTLLASLFMVCAAMAWSAAWAGESIVVRGLFQGAALLEINGLRKLVREGQTHPGGARLLSATAREAVVEWQGERHTLTLNRSVGANYRDQTGEPVVLHRNRNNEYRSSIYINNRSVDAVVDTGANVVALSSLDAKRLGIEYRQGQPTRVATASGTGSGYRITLDTVRLGTITHRHVPAVVIDGDFPHLVLLGMTFLEHVDLEERGSVLTLTPQF from the coding sequence ATGACAACCCGGACGCTGCTGGCCAGCCTGTTCATGGTGTGCGCTGCGATGGCGTGGTCGGCGGCGTGGGCGGGAGAGAGTATCGTGGTTCGAGGCTTGTTTCAGGGCGCCGCCCTGTTAGAAATTAATGGCCTACGCAAACTGGTGCGGGAGGGGCAAACTCACCCCGGCGGCGCGCGTTTATTGTCCGCCACTGCCCGGGAGGCGGTGGTGGAGTGGCAGGGCGAGCGCCACACCCTGACCCTCAACCGTTCGGTGGGCGCCAACTACCGGGATCAGACTGGCGAGCCGGTGGTGCTGCATCGCAATCGCAATAACGAATACCGCAGCAGTATCTATATTAACAACCGCTCAGTGGATGCAGTGGTGGACACTGGCGCCAATGTGGTGGCCCTCAGCAGCCTGGACGCCAAACGTCTGGGTATCGAGTATCGCCAGGGCCAGCCCACCCGAGTGGCGACGGCCTCAGGGACCGGCAGCGGCTACCGCATTACGCTGGATACCGTGCGCCTGGGCACCATTACCCATCGCCATGTGCCGGCGGTAGTCATCGACGGTGATTTTCCCCATTTGGTGTTGCTGGGCATGACCTTTCTGGAGCATGTGGATCTGGAAGAGCGCGGCAGTGTGCTGACCCTGACGCCCCAGTTTTAA